The following proteins are encoded in a genomic region of Bacillus horti:
- a CDS encoding L-cystine transporter, producing MQRKHVSFSKRVFTGLIIGIIYGLGLQFVYAEDSTVIDSSVQWFNLVGTGYIRFLQMIVVPLIFVSILAAFTKLKLSQNLGKVSLIILVVLIGTTVIAALVGIGTTIAFDLEALQIEQGEAELARGESLENNYSSNIQNQSFPQRILQLLPANPFLDFTGQRPTSTIAVVIFTAFIGIAFLGVRRKEPELAETFAKFVDSIYAIVMRIVTLILRLTPYGILAIMARTAATSNLDAIVGLGKFVIASYVALIIVFIIHLLILVGFKLNPVTYLKKAFPVLAFAFTSRTSAGALPLTIQTQKSLGVPDGTANFAGSFGLSIGQNGCAGVYPAMLAVMIAPTVGINPLDPSFILLLLAVVAISSFGVAGVGGGATFAAILVLSTMNLPIALAGVLISVEPLIDMGRTALNVNGSMTAGLVTSRVNKELEADIYTDLDRKIEVQA from the coding sequence ATGCAGAGGAAGCATGTGTCATTTTCAAAGCGAGTCTTTACAGGACTGATTATCGGAATCATTTATGGTTTAGGACTGCAGTTTGTTTATGCAGAGGATTCAACAGTTATCGATAGCTCCGTTCAGTGGTTCAACTTAGTGGGTACGGGATATATTCGCTTTTTACAAATGATTGTTGTGCCTTTAATCTTCGTATCCATATTAGCTGCATTTACTAAGCTTAAGCTTTCTCAGAACTTAGGCAAGGTAAGTCTAATTATCTTAGTGGTCCTTATTGGTACTACCGTTATAGCAGCTCTAGTGGGGATAGGAACGACAATAGCTTTTGATCTTGAAGCACTACAAATTGAACAAGGTGAGGCTGAGCTAGCTAGGGGAGAATCCCTTGAGAATAACTATAGTAGTAACATCCAAAATCAATCCTTCCCACAAAGAATCCTTCAGCTACTACCCGCTAACCCATTTCTAGATTTTACAGGGCAAAGACCAACATCAACGATTGCTGTTGTTATTTTTACCGCGTTTATTGGAATCGCTTTTCTTGGTGTTAGGAGGAAGGAGCCTGAACTGGCAGAAACCTTTGCTAAATTTGTTGATAGCATTTACGCTATTGTTATGCGCATCGTCACGCTGATATTACGTTTAACGCCTTATGGTATTTTAGCCATTATGGCTAGGACAGCAGCAACGAGTAATCTAGACGCTATTGTAGGGTTAGGGAAATTCGTCATTGCCTCCTATGTGGCCTTAATCATTGTCTTTATTATTCATTTACTTATTCTAGTAGGATTTAAGCTTAATCCTGTTACTTATCTCAAGAAGGCATTTCCTGTGCTGGCCTTTGCCTTTACATCCCGTACAAGTGCTGGAGCGCTACCATTAACGATTCAAACGCAGAAAAGCTTAGGTGTGCCAGATGGGACAGCTAACTTTGCAGGTTCCTTTGGTTTATCGATCGGTCAAAATGGATGTGCTGGGGTTTATCCAGCTATGCTTGCTGTCATGATCGCTCCTACGGTAGGTATTAATCCATTAGATCCATCCTTTATCCTATTGCTTCTAGCTGTTGTAGCCATTAGTTCGTTCGGTGTAGCTGGTGTAGGAGGAGGAGCAACCTTTGCAGCCATTCTGGTTCTTTCTACAATGAATTTGCCTATTGCACTAGCAGGTGTTCTTATCTCAGTTGAACCTCTGATTGATATGGGAAGAACAGCGTTGAATGTTAACGGAAGTATGACAGCTGGTTTGGTGACAAGTAGAGTGAACAAAGAATTAGAAGCTGATATCTACACAGATCTTGATCGTAAAATCGAGGTTCAAGCATAA
- a CDS encoding SCO family protein yields MMAKKGLLFLGLLLILTGSACSQKELNDRLDYTIQNFQFENQDREMVALADLEGKVWIANFIFTNCDTVCPISTSNMATLQKELKKNDLDVSLVSFSVDPENDKPEVLRAYGENYQADFSTWDFLTGYGLDEIQWFAEHSFRTIVQQEPSSNQILHGTQFFLIDQEGKVARHYSGLQDVPMEEIIKDSILLVK; encoded by the coding sequence ATGATGGCAAAAAAAGGGCTGCTTTTTTTAGGCTTGCTTCTCATTTTGACGGGAAGCGCATGCTCACAAAAGGAGCTAAATGACCGACTTGACTATACGATTCAAAACTTTCAGTTTGAAAATCAGGATCGTGAAATGGTAGCGTTAGCTGATTTAGAGGGTAAAGTGTGGATTGCTAACTTTATTTTTACCAATTGTGACACTGTGTGTCCTATTTCTACATCCAATATGGCCACCCTACAGAAGGAATTAAAGAAAAATGATTTAGATGTTTCCTTAGTTTCCTTCAGTGTAGATCCCGAAAATGACAAGCCTGAAGTATTACGGGCATACGGGGAGAATTATCAAGCTGATTTCTCAACCTGGGATTTTCTAACCGGATATGGTTTAGATGAAATTCAATGGTTTGCCGAGCACAGCTTCCGTACTATTGTACAACAGGAGCCTAGCTCAAATCAGATTCTTCACGGTACCCAATTCTTTTTAATTGATCAGGAGGGTAAGGTTGCACGTCACTATTCTGGCTTACAGGACGTACCTATGGAGGAGATTATAAAGGATTCCATACTTTTGGTTAAATAG
- a CDS encoding peptidoglycan D,D-transpeptidase FtsI family protein produces the protein MLGLMKRQIVLLLIFSVILLGLIGRLAYIQLIGTESFSKHQINLIKKSVQQRQQQFTLHSGRGNITDRNGVSFTGVSTHVLVLFPILQHTLNHEDELNEVAQILKINPSLLAKQIELAKEPYILKDPVRIFRLSEDQANQVNKLAIPGLLGLPFEMRYAPDQMLAQHLVGYLGQNTELIKKDHADALAQGLLQENSEIGISGIEKSFQPFLQGIGPVSLSYSVDARGYPLSGLGIRYMNQDHTFYPLTIQSTLDMELQEYVEQVWNKRNIREGAIVVLDNRTSEVLAMASKPLFTPQMGNPGAWENKTIKRYAPGSVFKIVIAAAAMEEGLVSAKSKFECDGELRDSGFHCWKKEGHGHLTFEEGFAHSCNIVFAQLAEQLGAEKIEEYASKLGLLEPTVWHTSSLFHFNNFRQLEGEEQGQIYANHRQEEERQDKQYLWRTGIGQLDVQVSPIAVANMLATISKAGHKGQVRVVSDMLYQTGAAFYHFGKQSMNQPSIKPYTAYQLQKLMAKVVEDGTAQSLKERPWSSAGKTGTAQIKQWNDRGVELEKNNHWFAGYYPQNNPRYSVVVVHLNQEVNSPNLAIDVFSDIIDWLDNRS, from the coding sequence GTGTTAGGTTTGATGAAGCGACAGATCGTACTATTGCTGATTTTTTCAGTGATCCTTTTAGGTTTGATAGGCAGGTTAGCTTACATTCAGTTAATTGGAACAGAAAGCTTTTCAAAGCATCAGATCAATTTAATCAAAAAATCTGTTCAGCAACGACAGCAGCAATTTACGTTACATTCAGGTAGAGGGAATATTACAGATAGAAATGGAGTTTCGTTTACGGGCGTATCAACTCATGTTTTAGTTTTATTCCCTATTTTGCAACACACTTTAAATCATGAAGATGAACTTAATGAAGTAGCACAGATTCTCAAAATAAATCCTTCTTTACTAGCGAAGCAAATTGAACTTGCTAAGGAACCATATATCCTTAAAGATCCCGTGAGGATTTTTAGGCTTTCCGAGGATCAAGCCAATCAAGTGAACAAGCTAGCTATTCCAGGACTTCTAGGCTTACCTTTTGAAATGCGATATGCCCCTGATCAAATGCTAGCCCAACATTTAGTTGGATATTTGGGTCAGAATACGGAATTAATCAAAAAAGATCATGCGGATGCATTGGCGCAAGGGTTACTGCAGGAAAACAGTGAAATAGGGATTAGTGGGATTGAAAAAAGCTTCCAGCCCTTTTTACAAGGAATTGGTCCAGTGTCACTCTCCTATTCTGTTGATGCAAGGGGGTATCCTCTATCAGGATTAGGTATAAGGTATATGAATCAAGATCACACCTTTTATCCATTAACCATACAGAGTACATTGGATATGGAGTTGCAAGAATATGTAGAACAAGTGTGGAATAAAAGAAACATCAGGGAAGGGGCTATCGTTGTCCTTGATAATCGAACAAGCGAGGTTTTGGCTATGGCTAGCAAGCCACTCTTTACTCCTCAGATGGGGAACCCTGGTGCCTGGGAAAATAAGACCATAAAGAGATATGCACCAGGTTCGGTATTCAAAATTGTGATCGCTGCGGCTGCGATGGAGGAAGGGCTTGTATCTGCTAAAAGTAAGTTTGAGTGTGATGGAGAGCTAAGGGATAGTGGATTTCATTGCTGGAAAAAAGAGGGCCACGGCCATCTGACGTTTGAGGAAGGCTTTGCCCACTCCTGCAATATTGTCTTTGCCCAGCTCGCTGAACAGCTTGGAGCAGAAAAAATAGAGGAGTATGCTAGTAAGCTAGGCCTGCTTGAGCCTACAGTGTGGCATACATCATCTCTTTTTCATTTTAACAACTTTAGGCAGCTAGAAGGGGAGGAACAGGGCCAAATTTATGCCAACCATCGACAAGAGGAGGAACGACAGGATAAGCAATATTTATGGCGTACAGGAATTGGACAGTTAGACGTTCAAGTAAGCCCAATTGCTGTTGCAAATATGCTAGCTACGATTTCTAAAGCTGGTCACAAAGGTCAAGTAAGGGTCGTCAGTGATATGTTATACCAAACAGGAGCAGCTTTTTATCATTTTGGAAAGCAGAGCATGAATCAGCCTTCCATTAAGCCATACACGGCCTACCAGCTTCAAAAACTAATGGCAAAAGTGGTTGAGGATGGAACAGCGCAAAGCTTAAAAGAAAGGCCTTGGTCGTCTGCTGGGAAAACAGGTACAGCTCAAATCAAACAATGGAATGACCGGGGAGTGGAGTTAGAAAAAAATAATCACTGGTTTGCGGGCTACTATCCTCAGAATAATCCTAGGTATAGTGTGGTTGTGGTCCATTTAAATCAAGAGGTTAATAGTCCAAACTTAGCTATTGACGTCTTTTCAGATATTATTGATTGGCTGGATAATAGAAGTTAA
- the greA gene encoding transcription elongation factor GreA, whose amino-acid sequence MMTEKETFVTEEGLQKLKDELDYLITEKRKEVVERIKIARGFGDLSENSEYDAAKDEQAFVEGKIIQLEKMIRNAKIINTADADSDVISIGKTVVIQELPDGEEETYQIVGRTEADPVQGKISNDSPMAQSLLGKQIGDEVSVQTPGGEMRIKINKVHVS is encoded by the coding sequence ATGATGACGGAGAAAGAAACTTTTGTGACGGAAGAAGGCCTACAGAAGCTAAAGGATGAGCTAGATTATTTAATTACTGAAAAAAGAAAAGAAGTCGTTGAACGGATTAAAATTGCTAGAGGCTTCGGAGACTTAAGTGAGAACTCTGAATATGATGCAGCGAAGGATGAGCAAGCTTTTGTAGAGGGGAAAATTATTCAGCTAGAGAAGATGATTCGAAACGCTAAGATCATCAATACGGCTGATGCAGACAGTGATGTCATTTCAATAGGGAAAACCGTTGTCATTCAAGAGCTTCCTGACGGTGAAGAGGAAACATACCAAATTGTTGGCCGTACTGAAGCAGATCCTGTGCAGGGTAAAATCTCAAATGATTCTCCTATGGCCCAAAGCTTACTTGGAAAGCAGATAGGGGATGAAGTGAGTGTCCAGACACCAGGCGGAGAAATGAGAATAAAGATCAATAAGGTGCATGTTTCTTAA
- the udk gene encoding uridine kinase, with protein sequence MDNKRWTEELHNSLEQPVSKPIVIGLAGGTGSGKTTVAKRIVTSLKEQSIVMIAQDSYYKDQAQMPMEERVKTNYDHPFAFDNDLLLVQIKQLLQYQPIQVPIYNFKEHTRSKETIEVKPKNVIILEGILVLEDERLRELMDMKLFVDTAADVRIIRRMLRDIQERGRTMGSVVEQYLSIVRPMHEQFVEPSKKYADIIIPEGGENQVAIDLMVTKIKSILKKHELLQA encoded by the coding sequence ATGGACAACAAGAGATGGACCGAGGAGCTACATAATTCCTTAGAGCAGCCTGTATCCAAGCCGATTGTTATTGGTTTAGCAGGAGGAACTGGATCGGGAAAAACGACAGTAGCTAAAAGAATAGTTACTTCATTAAAGGAGCAATCTATCGTTATGATTGCTCAAGATTCTTACTACAAGGATCAAGCACAAATGCCAATGGAAGAAAGGGTGAAAACAAATTATGATCACCCTTTTGCCTTTGACAACGACTTATTGCTCGTGCAGATAAAGCAGCTTCTACAATATCAGCCTATACAGGTACCTATTTATAATTTCAAAGAGCACACTAGGTCAAAGGAAACTATTGAGGTCAAGCCCAAAAATGTAATCATCTTAGAAGGAATTTTGGTGCTTGAAGACGAACGTTTAAGAGAGCTAATGGATATGAAGCTGTTTGTGGACACAGCTGCTGATGTGCGTATTATTCGACGTATGCTAAGAGATATCCAAGAGCGTGGCAGGACGATGGGCTCAGTGGTTGAACAATATCTTTCTATTGTACGGCCGATGCATGAGCAATTTGTAGAGCCATCAAAAAAATATGCCGATATTATAATCCCCGAGGGTGGGGAAAATCAGGTAGCTATTGATTTGATGGTTACAAAGATAAAGTCGATTTTAAAGAAGCATGAATTACTACAAGCGTGA
- a CDS encoding O-methyltransferase codes for MIHADLENYLLELSPLKDELLVEMEKLAADDHVPIIDRPSISFIQQLLTIKGNVRRILELGTAIGYSAIWLAEGAKSAIIDTIERDELRVEQAKQFITRAGLDSRVHIHVADATDYAEQLKDHKYDIIFIDAAKGQYQRFFESYTPLLAEDGVVLTDNVFFHGEVVNPDIQNKRIRTLVEKIKRYNVWLREHDSFKTSFVPIGDGLAISVRRREE; via the coding sequence ATGATACATGCAGATTTAGAAAACTATTTACTGGAGCTTTCCCCATTAAAGGACGAGCTCCTAGTAGAGATGGAAAAACTGGCGGCTGATGATCATGTTCCGATCATAGACAGGCCGTCTATTTCCTTTATTCAGCAGCTGTTAACCATCAAAGGGAACGTTCGTCGAATATTAGAGCTTGGTACAGCCATAGGCTATTCAGCCATTTGGTTAGCTGAAGGGGCAAAATCAGCGATTATTGACACGATTGAACGTGATGAGCTTAGAGTGGAGCAGGCTAAACAGTTTATTACTCGAGCAGGGCTGGATAGCCGAGTCCATATCCATGTAGCCGATGCTACTGATTATGCTGAACAGCTGAAGGACCATAAATATGATATTATTTTTATTGATGCCGCAAAGGGTCAATATCAACGCTTCTTTGAAAGCTATACTCCTTTGCTTGCTGAGGATGGAGTTGTGCTAACAGATAATGTGTTTTTTCATGGAGAAGTGGTTAATCCAGATATCCAAAACAAACGAATACGAACGTTAGTAGAAAAAATAAAAAGATATAACGTATGGTTAAGGGAGCATGACAGTTTTAAGACAAGTTTTGTTCCAATTGGTGACGGATTAGCTATTAGTGTAAGAAGGAGGGAGGAGTAG
- the mltG gene encoding endolytic transglycosylase MltG, producing the protein MSENNGRHNQEDGKQSTHSELSRSNKQKADENHPPVDEEEEYEQEYSSFSGFKIVLITLLTIILVVGLAGGIGAYYVYANLQPVDDESEEIIEIEVPMGSSGTRIASILKENDLIRHENIFYYYVRYKGHSGFQAGTYYLTQSLSPEEIIELLKEGRVHQETVRFTIAEGLTIDQISVHLENEGLANADRFKELSNQPELFEEEFAFLSYLPEEREDIKYLLEGFLFPETYEIFQGADEEVIIRVMLSQFDKEFNRIVQTLNTEDEGWEQKLEERGLTIFDMITLASIVEREAVVNDERKTIAGVFHNRLEDEWLLQSCATVQFVLGKQRDRILYEDLAVEHPYNSYINEGLPPGPIASPGRESILATFNPENHEYYFFVTKKDGSGSHHFSRTFEEHQQNDAQSRGNF; encoded by the coding sequence ATGTCAGAAAATAACGGTAGACACAACCAAGAGGATGGTAAGCAGAGTACTCATTCCGAGCTTTCACGTAGTAATAAGCAAAAAGCGGATGAGAATCATCCCCCTGTTGATGAAGAAGAGGAGTATGAACAAGAATATTCGTCCTTTTCAGGATTTAAAATAGTTCTTATTACCTTGTTGACTATTATCCTTGTAGTTGGATTAGCTGGTGGGATTGGCGCTTATTATGTTTATGCGAATTTACAGCCCGTTGATGATGAGTCTGAGGAGATCATTGAAATAGAAGTACCTATGGGTTCTTCAGGAACAAGAATCGCGAGCATACTTAAGGAAAATGATTTAATTAGACATGAAAATATTTTCTATTACTATGTTAGGTACAAAGGACATAGTGGATTTCAAGCAGGTACTTATTATCTGACACAAAGCTTAAGTCCCGAAGAAATTATTGAGCTACTGAAGGAAGGAAGAGTACACCAAGAGACGGTAAGATTCACGATTGCTGAAGGCTTAACGATTGATCAAATTAGTGTCCATTTAGAAAATGAGGGCTTAGCTAACGCTGATCGCTTTAAGGAGCTGTCTAACCAACCAGAGCTGTTTGAGGAAGAGTTTGCTTTCCTATCGTATCTGCCAGAAGAGCGAGAGGATATTAAATACTTGCTTGAAGGATTTTTATTTCCGGAAACGTATGAAATTTTTCAAGGGGCAGATGAGGAAGTTATCATTAGAGTTATGCTGTCACAATTCGATAAGGAGTTTAATCGCATTGTGCAAACGTTAAATACCGAGGATGAAGGATGGGAGCAGAAGCTGGAAGAGCGAGGCTTAACGATTTTTGATATGATTACCTTAGCTTCCATCGTAGAACGAGAAGCGGTTGTGAACGACGAGAGAAAAACGATAGCAGGAGTATTCCATAATCGCTTAGAGGATGAATGGCTCCTACAATCCTGTGCAACCGTACAGTTTGTTCTGGGTAAACAAAGAGATCGGATTCTATATGAGGATTTAGCTGTCGAGCACCCGTACAATTCGTATATAAATGAAGGACTGCCTCCCGGGCCAATAGCCAGCCCTGGACGTGAATCTATCTTAGCTACATTTAATCCGGAGAACCATGAGTATTACTTTTTTGTAACGAAAAAGGATGGTAGTGGATCTCATCACTTTTCAAGAACGTTTGAAGAGCATCAGCAAAATGATGCTCAGAGTAGAGGGAATTTTTAA
- a CDS encoding DUF1292 domain-containing protein, which translates to MTEFNEEVEKIIIPDEDGNEEVFEVLYKFDVDQTGKQYMMVIPVDGDPEVDEVYAFRYEEDGEDISLFLIEDDNEWEVVEATFQTLLEEEDLQD; encoded by the coding sequence GTGACAGAATTTAATGAGGAAGTAGAAAAGATTATTATCCCTGATGAAGATGGAAATGAAGAGGTTTTTGAAGTGCTCTACAAGTTTGATGTTGATCAAACAGGAAAGCAATATATGATGGTTATCCCAGTTGACGGAGATCCTGAGGTTGATGAGGTATACGCTTTTAGGTATGAAGAGGATGGTGAGGATATCTCCTTGTTCCTAATCGAAGATGATAATGAGTGGGAAGTAGTGGAAGCTACATTCCAGACTCTTTTAGAGGAAGAGGATCTGCAGGATTAA
- the ruvX gene encoding Holliday junction resolvase RuvX, whose product MRILGLDVGDKTIGVSVSDELGWTAQAVEVIRRSENDPEEDFNRLSQLIQQYSIEKFIIGLPKNMNGTIGPRGELCQQFAEEVKARTGLPVQMWDERLSTMAAKRTLLEADMSRKKRKQVIDKVAAVVILQGFLDSQNR is encoded by the coding sequence GTGAGAATTCTAGGATTAGATGTTGGAGATAAAACGATTGGCGTAAGTGTAAGTGATGAGCTTGGATGGACGGCGCAAGCCGTAGAGGTCATAAGGCGATCGGAGAATGATCCTGAAGAGGATTTTAATCGATTAAGTCAGCTTATACAGCAATACTCTATTGAAAAGTTTATTATAGGTCTACCCAAAAACATGAATGGCACAATCGGCCCTAGAGGTGAGTTATGCCAGCAATTTGCAGAGGAAGTTAAGGCCCGTACAGGTTTGCCTGTACAAATGTGGGATGAACGGTTATCCACGATGGCTGCTAAACGAACCCTGTTAGAAGCAGATATGTCTAGGAAAAAAAGAAAGCAAGTCATTGATAAAGTAGCTGCTGTGGTTATATTACAAGGCTTTTTAGATTCACAAAACAGGTAG
- a CDS encoding IreB family regulatory phosphoprotein encodes MNDKDHTMRFDVKPDKVEADPKEVLLTVYKSLEEKGYNPINQIVGYLLSGDPAYIPRHNNARSLIRKLERDELIEELVRSYLSQHKGDAK; translated from the coding sequence ATGAACGATAAAGATCATACAATGAGATTTGATGTAAAACCGGATAAAGTAGAGGCTGATCCCAAAGAAGTGCTCCTTACTGTATACAAGTCACTAGAGGAGAAGGGCTACAATCCTATTAATCAAATTGTGGGCTACTTACTCTCTGGAGATCCTGCTTATATTCCTAGACATAACAATGCCCGTAGCTTAATTAGAAAGCTAGAAAGAGACGAATTGATTGAAGAGCTTGTTCGTTCCTATTTATCCCAGCATAAGGGAGACGCTAAGTGA
- the alaS gene encoding alanine--tRNA ligase: MKELTSAQIRQIFLDFFKEKGHDIEPSASLVPYEDPSLLWINSGVATLKKYFDGRVVPENPRITNAQKSIRTNDIENVGKTARHHTFFEMLGNFSIGEYFKKEAIEWAWEFLIDPKWIGFDPDKLSVTIHPEDDEAYDIWFNTIGVPAERIIRLEGNFWDIGEGPSGPNSEIFYDRGPEYGNDEQDPELYPGGENERYLEVWNLVFSQFNHNADGTYTPLPKKNIDTGMGLERMASVIQNVPTNYDTDLFMPIIQKTEELSGKNYRINKEDDVAFKVIADHVRTVVFAVGDGALPSNEGRGYVIRRLLRRAVRYGKVLGIHEPFMFQLTAVVGQVMGSYYPEVQEKEAFISKVIKTEEERFHETLNEGLAILSEMIDTVKKNNSNVLPGRESFKLYDTYGFPIDLTEDFANEQGIRVDRDGFESEMEQQRSRARAARQEVGSMQVQGGALGEFHAASEFVGYSQLQADTTVLGIVTEGQLVDFIQEGQDAQLILLETPFYAESGGQIADKGVITSGDASFEVHQVQKAPNGQHVHEGKLVQGQLKKGEKVHAEVRRSERIDIIKNHSATHLLHQALKDVVGNHVNQAGSLVTAERLRFDFSHFNAVEEQELKKVEQIVNEYVLKNIQVTATYSSLEEAKAMGAMALFGEKYGHTVRVVRMGDYSLELCGGCHVQSTAEIGLFVIVSEGGIGAGTRRIEALTGRAAYNYLKEQQEWLQETAKIVKSTDKDVVKKATSLQEQLKELQRENDSLKAKLGNIEGSSLLDKAQEVEGIKVIAAKVNATDMDQLRSIVDDLKQKLQSGVIMLGAVQGDKVNLVAGVTKDLMDQGLHAGKLIKEVATRCGGGGGGRPDMAQAGGKDPSKLDEALKFSYEFVKSVLQ, from the coding sequence ATGAAAGAACTAACATCTGCTCAGATTAGACAGATATTTTTAGATTTCTTTAAGGAAAAAGGGCATGACATTGAGCCGAGCGCTTCATTAGTCCCTTATGAGGACCCTAGCTTGCTATGGATCAATAGTGGTGTGGCAACCCTAAAGAAATATTTTGATGGGCGTGTTGTCCCTGAAAACCCAAGAATAACAAATGCTCAAAAATCAATTCGTACGAATGATATAGAAAATGTAGGAAAAACAGCAAGACACCATACTTTCTTTGAGATGCTAGGTAACTTTTCAATCGGAGAATATTTCAAGAAAGAAGCAATTGAATGGGCCTGGGAATTTCTAATAGATCCTAAATGGATTGGTTTTGATCCAGACAAGCTTTCTGTCACCATTCATCCAGAGGATGACGAAGCGTATGATATTTGGTTTAATACGATAGGTGTTCCTGCAGAGCGAATCATCCGTTTAGAAGGGAATTTTTGGGATATAGGAGAAGGTCCAAGTGGTCCAAACTCAGAGATCTTTTATGATCGTGGTCCTGAATACGGTAATGATGAACAGGACCCTGAGCTTTATCCAGGTGGAGAAAATGAAAGATATCTAGAGGTCTGGAACCTAGTATTTTCACAATTTAATCATAATGCTGACGGTACTTACACACCCTTACCAAAGAAAAATATTGATACAGGCATGGGGCTTGAGAGAATGGCTTCCGTTATTCAAAATGTACCTACCAATTATGATACTGACTTATTTATGCCGATTATACAAAAGACAGAAGAACTATCTGGTAAAAACTATAGAATAAATAAAGAGGATGATGTAGCGTTTAAGGTGATTGCTGATCATGTGCGGACGGTTGTGTTTGCCGTTGGAGATGGTGCTCTACCTTCTAATGAAGGACGAGGCTATGTTATAAGAAGATTGCTGAGAAGAGCTGTTCGATATGGAAAGGTTCTTGGTATTCATGAGCCGTTCATGTTCCAGCTTACGGCAGTTGTCGGCCAGGTGATGGGGAGCTACTATCCGGAGGTACAGGAAAAAGAAGCTTTTATCAGTAAAGTGATTAAAACAGAGGAAGAAAGATTTCATGAAACGTTAAATGAAGGTCTAGCTATTCTCTCTGAAATGATTGATACGGTAAAGAAAAATAATAGTAATGTCCTACCAGGTAGAGAATCCTTTAAGCTATATGACACTTACGGTTTTCCTATTGATCTAACGGAGGACTTCGCTAATGAGCAAGGAATCCGCGTAGATCGAGATGGATTTGAAAGTGAAATGGAACAGCAACGTAGCCGAGCAAGAGCAGCTAGACAGGAAGTAGGTAGTATGCAGGTTCAAGGGGGAGCATTAGGCGAATTCCATGCTGCTTCTGAATTTGTTGGCTACAGTCAATTGCAGGCCGACACTACAGTATTAGGGATAGTGACGGAAGGTCAACTAGTAGACTTTATTCAAGAAGGACAGGATGCACAACTCATTTTGCTGGAGACGCCATTTTATGCGGAAAGTGGTGGACAGATTGCGGATAAAGGAGTCATCACATCAGGGGATGCTTCCTTTGAGGTTCATCAAGTGCAGAAAGCTCCTAATGGTCAGCATGTCCATGAAGGTAAGCTAGTCCAAGGACAGCTGAAAAAAGGAGAAAAAGTTCACGCAGAAGTAAGGCGTAGTGAACGTATAGATATTATTAAAAATCACTCTGCTACCCATCTATTGCACCAAGCGTTGAAAGATGTAGTTGGAAATCATGTTAATCAAGCGGGGTCATTGGTTACAGCAGAACGCCTCCGTTTTGATTTCTCTCATTTTAACGCAGTAGAGGAGCAGGAACTGAAGAAGGTAGAACAAATTGTCAATGAGTATGTGTTGAAAAATATTCAGGTGACGGCCACTTATTCCTCTCTTGAAGAGGCTAAAGCGATGGGAGCTATGGCGTTGTTTGGTGAGAAGTATGGTCATACAGTTCGAGTCGTACGGATGGGAGATTACAGCTTAGAGCTTTGTGGCGGCTGTCATGTTCAATCAACGGCCGAAATCGGTCTGTTTGTGATCGTTTCCGAAGGAGGAATTGGAGCGGGCACAAGAAGGATAGAAGCGTTAACAGGTCGTGCTGCATATAATTATCTGAAGGAACAGCAGGAATGGCTACAGGAAACAGCGAAGATAGTGAAGTCAACGGACAAAGATGTGGTCAAAAAAGCAACCTCTCTTCAGGAGCAATTAAAGGAATTGCAACGTGAAAATGATTCACTAAAGGCGAAGCTAGGAAATATCGAGGGATCATCTCTATTAGACAAAGCGCAAGAAGTTGAGGGGATAAAAGTCATTGCTGCTAAAGTCAATGCGACAGATATGGATCAGTTAAGAAGTATTGTGGATGACCTGAAGCAAAAGCTTCAATCAGGAGTAATAATGCTAGGAGCTGTTCAAGGTGATAAAGTCAATCTTGTAGCAGGAGTTACTAAGGATTTAATGGATCAAGGTCTTCATGCTGGTAAACTGATTAAGGAAGTCGCTACAAGATGTGGCGGAGGTGGTGGTGGAAGGCCTGACATGGCTCAAGCTGGCGGAAAAGATCCTTCCAAGCTAGATGAAGCATTAAAATTTTCTTACGAATTTGTTAAATCCGTTTTACAATAA